In the Diceros bicornis minor isolate mBicDic1 chromosome X, mDicBic1.mat.cur, whole genome shotgun sequence genome, cttctcttgTGTCTGTCATCtctcaaaataattcaaaatagtccttctgccaaagaggcatattttggggtggcatctTCTGCTACCTTTCAGTAGTAATGCGGTCATATTTCAATGCTACTTCAAATTTCACTTCCTCATGCCCTCAGCCATATTGTAGTTAAATACTAGGACCTCTCCACCACCTCTCCACAAATTCTTATCCAAGTATATCTTCCACATCCTGAGCATTCCTCTTGTCAGCTCATCGACTGCTCTTTCACACTTTCCTGCTTACAATCTTTCTCTTTTAGTTCAACTTTCCTCAGTCATTTAAGGTCTTCTCCTTACCACTGGCATTGAAATCTCTTCCCTTTATTCATGCATGCCTATGTTCCCACTCTTCCCAAAGCTAAAAACCCCTTGAAGTTCAAAGTTGACTCTGAACCTGACTCTGAATTCCTTAAAATTCTCACTGCACCAGTACCATACTGATTTATTTGTCAAAGCATGCAAAATGATTTTCTCCCCAACTCTTAGTCACACTTTATCCCCTCAGAACTGAGGCAGAGCTGCTTGTGTTTGTCTTCTATGTTCTCCTCTGAAAATAGTTCCTTCACCTTCTGCTGTCAACTCTCATGTTCGAGGGACTCACTTATTACTCCATGAGGCAAGGGACCACTCATGTCAGCTTGACATTGTGTGATCCTCCTAGGAGtccttgaaaaaattcttctccaTGAAAAACAATTCATGAAAACAGATACCTCTGAGATAGCCCTGCAGTTTAGTACTGTTACCGAGCAAGGGCTCTCTCCACTCGTGGGCACAGAAGCTGATACTGTGAAGACCAGTCTTTAAGGGAGGAAAGTTTATTACCAGTCAATTGGAAAGGAAACAGGAAGCCAGGCTCTCAACTCTGTCTCCCTGAGCCAGGGGATAGGGTAAGGTTTAAGGAATTCGGGAGGGCAGGCTGGTATGCAGAAGCGCTGGCAGGATGAGTTTCAATtggcagatcaaaattttctcttctgtgcacGCTTCTGGTTGGCTCCTGCCCCTGAAATGTAACTTTAACATTCTGTTGTTAGGATGAGgtcagcacagtaaacaagggtaaagttgttatgtaaatttaagtcattgccttctctattgataagagtttctagagatttagttaTCCTCtgcttcctggcacagagaggaaggcacccttacaaatggatatttctatataaatgtaaacaaatgagtaaCTTCTAccaggttttcagagcttttcccacgtctgctgtttcttaaaaataatcagcctgaaataattcttatgccaaagaggcgtATTTTGAAGTgacaaattctgttcctggtctGTGGTTAAAGTAATAATTCCCCTaatctgttttcattttgatgttgGCCAATCTGTTCGGGGAAATTTATCCTGTAATCTTTCTCTCCTTTGTTGTATCACCATTTATTATTCATCTCTTGGCAATCTGTTTCCTGTCTTCACTATTGTACTATCATTGTTCTCTCTATAATCACCAGTGACCTCCTCATCTTCAAAGACAGAAGAAATGTTTTGAATTCTAGACCCATCTGTAGTATTTGATGCTGTTGAAGATGCCCTTCTTCAGAACGTTCCCTCTCTTTGCTGGTTATGATGTAATTTTTCATTCACATTGAATTATTACCATGTTGCTAATACCCATTTTGCAAATTCTGCTGCTGGTAATTTTGATCTTACCAGAAGATGTCAAAAGAAGTTTTTCAGGCCAGTTTCACACATGTACTGACAAGGACACTATCTAACAACTGCTGTCTGGCCAACAGTGATTGTAAGACACTATCGAGTCATAAGATGCATCACACTTTTGAAGATGTTAAAATCTGAAAGAAAGGTGCATCTAAGAATCATTGGCATATGGTATTATTATCTGATAGTTTGAAGAGAACTGATCTGTGTTGCTTGAATTCAAGGctttaagaaataatttgaacATCTTTATACATTCTCTGAACTCACTTGTCTTATTTGAAGTAAAATAACCTCACCAAGTTACTTTATGGCTTTTGTGAGACtggaatgagataatgcatataaagtatgTAATGCAGATAAAGTACCAGAGTCATAAGCACTCAATGAATGATAGTAGTAGCCGTAGTATTCATAGTAGTAGCAGtaacacatatttttaataaaaacttgaggccggctccgtggcttagtggttaagtgtgcgcgctctgatgctggcggtccaggttcggatcccgggcacgccccaaggcaccacttctccgtccaacccgaggccgagtcccacgtacaacaactagaaggatgtgaacctatgacatacaactatctactggggctttggggggaaaaaaatgaataaataaaatctttaaaaaaaaaaaaaagaaaaaagaaaaacttgaactATAACTATGTCACTGAATTCAATGTTTCTAAAATACTAAGATCCTATATGTTTACTGAAGATATTTTTTTGTCTCTGAGTTTAAGTAACCTTAATAAATAATAATCACTTTTCAGCGTTTTTtgagaactaaatgagataatgcatgcaaaATGTTTGACTTTATTGGTTGAAGTAGTACCACATATTTTCAGCAGAACATAAATTATAACATCTTTGTGGTTTATAAAACTCTAAAGAAGATGATATAAGTATATTGAAGTTAATTTCAGAAAGACTAAGTGATTCTAGTTAATAATTCCTTCTTTCTATGCTTTTTGTCTAGATTAACTAAGATAATATATGAaagtatataataattataaaataattgacTCAGTGTGTGACAAATAGGAATCATTCAGTAAaaggtagttattattattgcaaCTGTTGCTATTTGTACCTGGTATTTTCTATGGGAGTTCCTTTCCACTTTTTCTTCTTGGCTAaatcaaaagtttttaaaatatcaaagattGCTCCATTATACTTGCTAAacttacttaacttttctgaagtTAACTTCACCAAATAACATGTGCCTTTCAGAATTTTTatgagaataaatgagataatgcatgtaaaatattttgttgctattattgATGTTGCTTATATTTACCTGACACTATAATATCACCTAAATTTCTACTGGTTGACACATTTAAAACGCTGAGAAAGACTACACATTTACTGAACTTGACTCTCCAGGGCTTAACACagaacagcagttctcaaactcttTGGTGTCAGGAGCCCTTTAAACTCTAAAATAATTAATGACCCCAAAGACCTTTTGTTTATATGGGTTATatctacagtcatgcaccacataacaacgtttCTGTCAGCGAGGGAGCACATATACAaaagtggtctcataagattaggaccatctagcctaggtgtgtagtaggctataccatctaggtttgtgtaagtacgtatgatgtttgcacaatgaggaAATCCCCTAgtccatttctcagaatgtgtccccatcattaagtgatacATGATTATATTGATATTtattgtattagaaattaaaactgagaaatgtttaaaatatttatgaatcacttctttttaaataacaataatgaGCCCATttaatgttaacataaataatatatttttatgaaaactaactgtatttttccaaaaaaaaatcagagccaaGACAGGCATtgtttcagagttttaaaaatctctttaatgtttAGTTTTATGGAAAGATAGTTGAATTCTTATATATGTATCTGCATTCAACCTGCAAACCAACCTGTTTTGGTTGAAGTTTACGGAGAAAATGCgatttcaaagacaaatatttggaaaaggaaaaactagcaAACTCTTTAAAAGAGTATCATAGGCCCCCAGGATCcttgaaccacactttgagaactgctgacacatatttttaacttttttaaagcaTTGAATAAGATAATCAGtgcatatatattattattaatgttgcTTCAGTTGTTGGTATTATTTATAATTTCCTGATATTGTCAAAAGAACTTGAATTTCTTCTTTGTTGACTGCattcacagtttaaaaaaaaaaaaaaaactaatgatgGTATAGATTTGGTAAAGTGGTTAAGTTGCCTTACCAAATAGCATCtgtattatacattttttaaccAAACTGGGATAATACATTTTACATCTGTAATGTCAGTAATGTATGGCTCAGTGCCTGGCGCATAAGATAGACTCAATAAAGGCAGCTTTAGAATCACTCTTTACTCAATGTACATAAAATTATGCAAATAGATGCTAGGGAAAAAAATGGTTTCACACATCCAATAACAGCTTCAGCTCATCTGGAATCACTCTGCTACCCTCTTTTGTTGTCCCTTGACAAGGCCTACTTTTAAGCCCAAGAATCCCTTGGGAAAGTGAATAAATCTTTTAATAGAAGCGAGCTAACACCACTCCAAGCTGGGCTCTGAATAATGCTGACTTCCACTATCTTATGGTCAGTGTGTGAGGCCTTTCCCAGAGACTTCTGGTGTCTCTAGGAATACCTAGAAGATTGTGCAGCCTTTCCTATGGGGAATTGACTCTCCACTTCAGCACTTGTTTCCTGAGTGTAGGTATGTTTACCCTTGTCAAGATTCCTCCAGAGTGAATGCAAATCCCCCAGACCAAGTCTCTAGGCTCTAGTTCCCACATTGCTGGGGGGTAGGGCAGGAGGAGAGGTTGGAAGGGGAGCAGTTCCCCTATACGTCTCCTCTGGTCTTGCTATAGGATCCTGAGAAAGTATAACGGAGTTTTCTACCAACATTTTTGTCAGAAAATAGCCTTCTTCTCCACAATTATATCAAAGCGGTGAGTGTTTCCACTCAGGAGTCTTAAGTCTTTTGCTCTAGAATTATCACTTCCAAGGTTAGCAGTGGCTACTAAGTCTTGGAGACCTTTATGATCTGAGGACTAATAGCGATTTCATTGTCTGTTTCCGAAAGGATTTCtatgtcttctttttcatttttcaatttttaaaatattattaaacttttttatgGAGACTTTCAAAGATTACAAAAGTAGATAGAATTATGTAATAAAGACCCATGTACTGATCATACAGCTCCAAGATTTATCAATTTATGGACTATCTTGTTTCATCCATACTTCCATACACTTCTCCCTCCCATATGATTTTGAAATAAACTCTAGACATCATAATACTttgtccataaatatttcagtatgtatatCTAAAAATATAAGAACTATTTTTCTACATAACCACAATATCAgcatcactattaaaaattaatgaacaatCATTATTTAATATCATCAAAAGGCTAGTCATTGTTCAAATCTCCAGCTGTGTCAtgagtatttttaaaagtgtgtttGTTCACATCAAGATCCTAAGAAGATCCACATATTATAACTGATTGGTAGGTCTTGTAAGTCTCCCTTAATGTGTAGATTCTCCctctaattttttcttctgtaaattatTTGTTTTGAAGAAACCTTCCCTCTTTTCTTAATCCCATATTAGCTTCCCTAACTCCAGAAAACTTCCCACAGCCTAACCGGTCACTAAAACACTTCATGAAGGATAAGCAAATACTGAATTCTTTCAGGCAAGCTTGATCTACACTCTTTCTAGAGATTCCCTTATATTTATGATTTTTGgaatgaagattctaatgatacAAGCTGGTAGCTTTCTTGTATTTTTATAACTCTTAAGAAATGTAACCTGTGTGATTCTATATTCCCAAATGCTTATTGCAATTCCTTCAAGCATTTCATCAAATCTCATGAAAATTGCTTTCTGATACTTGCCATCCTTCCCATCCAGGGTTGAAAGGTCTCTTCACCAGGATCCTATACTGTACTACCTGAGGAGATTTTCTGTTTGCAGTGTCTCctagttttcagtctttcttacTTTCTTGAATGGTATACCCATGTTCAGAGTTGTAGGCATGTACCAATACCCCAAGGAGTCTTATCACATCTATTGCTGCTTCTCACACTATCACTTGGTCTCTTTCTCTAAGAAAAAGACCAGTCATTTTATAAATTCAGTGTCTGAGGAAGAAGGCTTGAAGATCACTTTCCAAATACTCTCTCTTCCTTGTGTATTCCCAGAGATTAAATGCCAATCAACATCCTCAGCCAGCTCTTGCAAAGAAACATTGACTATTTTTTCCCACTTGATCCTCTAGCCCAACACTCTATACCTAATGAAGGGTGTTAAGATAGCTTGTAGGGACTTTCAGTTTCAGATTTGTCAGTTTCCTGTGTGTTCCCCAAAGCCAGCTATGATCTCTGACAGCACACTTCTATCTCCTCTTACAGTTCATAGTGTAGATATCCACCAGCCCAGGATTCCTAATAATCATCTCTCATAGAATCCTAAAAGTGCAATCCGAATTTCCCCAGGCTTCAACTTCCCATGGAtataagagaaataaattaacattaaaatttgAATTGCACTTGCAAGTTATCCCTATCTCCTTGCTCATATTTTCTGCCTGTGAGCATATTTATTAATGGAAATGTTTACATAGAGTACTACCTCTCAgtattcttaaaaaagaaaaaatgcccaAAATTCCACACAGAAATGGGAGGACTGCATCTCTCCCAACTCTGCATTTCATTCTGTCTCTTGATTTTGAAACAATGTTGCTTATGCCCAGAGTTTCACAAAAACTCTTACTAAAGAGAGAGTCCTTTCAGTTTAACTCCAGACCTcccaggccctgtctccaaaggACTCACACACAAACTTTCCTCTTCTTGATCCCTTCCCTCCGGAAAGAGGGGAGTGGAAACAAATGTTGTCAGGTAAAAACTCATCTCAAACTCAGTCCAACCAACCCTGATATGCTATTATTACTCTTATAGGTGGTATACACATCATTTTTATTGCACTTGGAAGAAGATATGCTAAAAAATGAATGATTGGCTTTACTAACGTCATTGAGTACAGATGgaaaattattcattcattcaacaaatatttgagtgccttcTATGAGCCTGGACAGTTCTAggaattagaaataaaacaaaacaggcaCAATCCACTCTTACGCACACCTATATCTGTAACAATTTATCCCAATAATGGTAATTCCGTGCCTTCTACAGAAATTTGGGGAGCAGGCATATTCCTAACATGAAAAAAGCTGTCATTTTCTGATATCCTACTACTACTCTTTCATGTGACTATCAATTTATGCCATGAAttgctttcaacaaatatcagctcTAAATTTTCTTCACTAAAATGCTATGGAATGTATGCCCTTGCACAAATCTGTTCAGTCCTTCCATATGCTGTACCAATGTTCTACCTTTTTTGTTCCTTTAGGTGTATCAGTTCCTATTCCAGTGATTGGACTGAGAGATGAAGACAAAGTATTCGTCAACAACACCACCTGCGTGCTGAATGACCCAAATTTCGTTCTTATTGGGTCCTTCGTAGCGTTCTTCATACCACTGACGATCATGGTGATTACGTACTGCCTGACGATTCACGTTCTTCGCAGACAAGCTCTGATGTTACTGCGCGGCCACACCGAGGAGCCACCTGGAATGAGCCTGGATTTCCTGAAATGCTGCAAGAGGAATACAACTGACGAAGAGAACTCTGCAAACCCtaaccaagatttgaacccacgccgaagaaagaagaaagaaagacgtcCTAGGGGCACCATGCAAGCTATCAACAATGAACGGAAAGCCTCGAAAGTCCTTggcattgttttctttgtgtttctgatCATGTGGTGCCCGTTTTTTATTACCAATATTCTGTCAGTTCTTTGTGGGAAGGCGTGTAATCAAAAGCTCATGGAAAAGCTTCTGAATGTGTTTGTTTGGATTGGCTATGTTTGTTCAGGTATTAATCCTCTGGTGTACACTCTTTTCAACAAAATTTACCGAAAGGCATTCTCGAACTACTTGCGCTGTAATTATAAGGCAGAAAAAAAGCCTCCCGTCAGACAAATCCCGAGAGTTGCTGCCACTGCTTTGTCTGGGAGGGAGCTTAATGTTAACATTTACCGGCATTCCAATGAACCGGTGACTAAGAAAGCTAGTGACAATGAGCCTGCTGTAGAGATGCAAGTTGAGAATTTGGAGCTACCAGTTAATCCCTCCAATGTGGTTAGTGAAAGGATTAGTAGTGTGTAAGAAAGAGCAGCACGGTTTCCTACAGTAAAGCTACAAATGCAGGAAAATGTTCTATAATTCTTCTGTTGGGCATAACTAATGTAAATATTGCTGTCcgaaaaaaagtgtttttatatATAGCTTTGCAACCGTGTACTTTACAATCATGCATACAATAGTGAGATTTGGGGTTCTATATTTACTGTTTATAATAGGTTGAGAATAACTTATTTTGATTCTTTGATGcataaaatgttgatttttttctttaccttcctttcttcctccctgcctcctcctccccttcctgctcctcctcctctctctctctctctctctctctctgtctgtcttctgTGCATGAGGAAATGTTGATGTTCATCTCAGGTGGCATTTGCAGGAGACCAGAATGAGGCACATGACGGTGGTTGCATTTCAACCACATCAAAATTAACAAATTTGGAGGAATCTTTTTCCAGGTTAACAGTAAATATACACTTTAAACTCTTGCTATGCTCATCTACACACATAAACACGGTAAGATAGGTTCTGCCTTCTGGTACTCTATCACAGCTATTAGTGCGTCAAGGGCAGAACTTAGCCTTGTTGTCACACATAGGGACAAAATTTGACATTGCCAGAATGTTGTGTTGGTATTTCACTGCAATGTCTGTCCCTAAACATAGTGGTATTTTAACATAGCAGCTTGTTAACCAGGACTACAGAAGTGGAAGGATTATCTGATATATAGACACCAATAGCTTTTCACTTCTTAAAGACAATGTTCAAATTCTGATTATAATGACAAGCAAActggaattagtgttttcattctgGTCCTTAGTAAATACCTAATTCGATGATTAAACTGGGAAATGAGATCCCAAAGTTATTTCCCAATCCAGGATTCAACATCAATTGGGTTTTGATCTCAGGATCCTGGAAATTCATGTgctacacacaaaataaaattcacattttgagccttattaaaatattttcttaattatggTACCTCTATCTATAGGACCTAATTTAGCAGTCCATTTTTGAGTAAAACTTGCATTGGAAGCATAGATGATCAAAACTTTGGAAGTTTTACTTGCTTAAGGACTACAGAATTAGGCCCTTAGAATgtgaaaaaaggaattaaaaagaatCTTACTGAACTCTGGGAATAACAGAAATACAGAGTTTCCATTTcgattttaaacaaaatttatctCATTTTCAGATCCTTCCAAACTCTCTAGTGCAGAAAAAGGCTGGGGCTAATTGGTGAAAATGGCAAGCTCTTCGTTGTACTGCAATTATGTACCAGAAGTTTAAATCTTTGTTAAAATATAGTGTTGTGTAACAATGTGTTGGCCATTGTTTCATTCATGGTCCTGCTGCTCTCTAAGAATTCAGTaccattttacttgtttgttaacCATGAAGGGTTTTCAAGCATTGCTATTGTCAGACCATTAAGTCTATGCTATGTGCAGAGTATACAAGCGTTTCCAGTAACTGTATTTCCACATGTGTCCATTTCACACAACCGTGGATCAATTTCCGAAGAATTCATGATGCTGTTTCTTATGCCTGACAGTTACTGACACACATTAGAGTGTGCCTCTCAATATCTTGAAATTGGTGAAGGCAGAACCTGAATTTCTAAAATCCCCAGTCTGTGTCCTCAACACACAGCATAGATAAATCCAACAGTCTGCCACAGGGGCAATGGGAGAGCTGCTGTATTTGAGGAAACTCATACAGTCACTACTTGATTTGCAACACTGCCAAATGTCAGTCGATTGCTTGAGCATGCCCAAATATAACACGAAAGTAAAGTCTACCTGCCTGTTAGCTCTGTCGAACTGCATGTAAAAACAATTATATGAAATTGAATGAGATGATCTAATTCTTCCTAAAATGAAAATGTCTGAAGAAACACAGCATGTATTGAGCATGAGTTCTGCACATACAGATGGTGTCCTGCATTTATGCCATGTATGTTGCATGATCCATCAATGTGTAGGGCATTAGGACATCAATGAATGTAGGGCAGAGTAGATGATGTAAAAAGAACTGAAGAAAATCCTTCAGCAGTCCTTAAAAAGACCATGCATTCAGATCTGAAGTATTATGAGTATTAGAGAAAATTGGAAACATCTGATTTCTTAACTATCAGGGCACGCTCATAGCACatgttttacaaagaaataaaatataaaccatggatttttgaaagcACTAGCAATAAGTTGAATGATAACAGCTTATAGTAAATTTGTTAATAATTCTTATGTCATCAAGTAGTAGTACTTAATAGTACCCAACACAGTAATCATCCTCAAGTTATGTGCTATTCGTAAGTTCTGTGCAGTTTGGTATGAAATAAATACACTCATTTGGATATAAATCTTACAGTTCAATGTTAAATCTACAaacttttataaatgttttaaaaaagtcCGTGTGATAAATGTAAACGTGGTGAATTTACTGTCAAACAAATCATTTTGATGTActattaaatatgtatttatgttGAAGACATGTGCAACAGAATGCCTTATATTATTTCCTGTAAATCTTCTCCTTCATCAAATGGTACTTTTTGTGAGTGGTTGCAAAGTGCTGTCTTATTCCTGGTTCCTGTACGGTATCCACTCCAGGTTTTTGTGATACTtcctattaatttattaaatttattaaatgttgGCTAATATGTCACTTGTATTTTTCTCCCTGCATCTTTTGAGGGGAAAATATATCACTCcacttcattttctttgaaaattaaattgtatCCTATAGACTAAGTTCACAAAGACAACCACAACCACAAAATATTGCTCTTCTGAGTACTCAAAGACAACACCACCAGAGGAAAGACAACTAAGAGgcataacaacaaaaacaatgttAACAACAACATCACTGATACCTCATGAGCAGAATAACTGTGCTCCCAAATTATCCTACCTTTCTTAACATAAGCAGGGCCCTGGGGTGGCTCACATGTTCTCATTGCTATAGGTATCATTACTATCTTATTCCCGTCAGAT is a window encoding:
- the HTR2C gene encoding 5-hydroxytryptamine receptor 2C, producing the protein MVNLRKAVHSFLVHLIGLLVWQCDISVSPVAAIVTDIFNTSDGGRFKFPDGVQNWPALSIVIIIILTIGGNILVIMAVSLEKKLHNATNYFLMSLAIADMLVGLLVMPLSLLAILYDYVWPLPRYLCPVWISLDVLFSTASIMHLCAISLDRYVAIRNPIEHSRFNSRTKAIMKIAIVWAISIGVSVPIPVIGLRDEDKVFVNNTTCVLNDPNFVLIGSFVAFFIPLTIMVITYCLTIHVLRRQALMLLRGHTEEPPGMSLDFLKCCKRNTTDEENSANPNQDLNPRRRKKKERRPRGTMQAINNERKASKVLGIVFFVFLIMWCPFFITNILSVLCGKACNQKLMEKLLNVFVWIGYVCSGINPLVYTLFNKIYRKAFSNYLRCNYKAEKKPPVRQIPRVAATALSGRELNVNIYRHSNEPVTKKASDNEPAVEMQVENLELPVNPSNVVSERISSV